A single window of Cloacibacillus sp. DNA harbors:
- a CDS encoding sigma-70 family RNA polymerase sigma factor: MDSEVKEERRFDDAELWRACAAGSEEAREELILANRPMVYWLAKKLKVPFNTYQDLIQEGMLALINAVDAFDCDRNIRFSTYAYYKIRGRMINFLQRVEAKAPIPVDESLIQEDASSSSMLYSESSRSEWSIDLESALSQLSDRETEIINALIMEGRVAREVAEEKNLDISHVYRIRRKALAKLKSWLGLLEAPDKA; the protein is encoded by the coding sequence ATGGACAGTGAAGTCAAGGAAGAACGGCGTTTTGACGACGCGGAGCTCTGGAGAGCTTGCGCTGCGGGCAGCGAAGAAGCAAGGGAAGAGCTTATCCTTGCTAACCGTCCTATGGTCTATTGGCTTGCCAAAAAATTAAAGGTACCGTTCAATACATACCAGGATCTCATTCAAGAGGGGATGCTGGCGCTTATCAATGCGGTAGACGCCTTTGACTGTGATAGAAACATACGTTTTTCCACATACGCCTACTATAAGATACGCGGCAGGATGATAAATTTTCTTCAGCGCGTTGAGGCCAAGGCGCCGATCCCAGTTGATGAAAGCCTTATCCAGGAGGACGCATCCTCCTCTTCGATGCTGTACAGCGAATCAAGCCGCAGCGAGTGGTCTATTGATCTGGAAAGCGCGCTTTCGCAGCTCTCCGACCGTGAGACGGAAATAATCAACGCTCTGATCATGGAGGGACGCGTAGCTCGCGAAGTGGCCGAGGAAAAGAATCTCGACATAAGTCATGTATACAGGATACGGCGCAAGGCGCTTGCGAAGCTGAAAAGCTGGCTGGGGCTTCTTGAGGCTCCAGACAAGGCATGA